CAGCACGTTTTGGGCTGCACCCACCTCGGCCAAGGGGGCATCGGGCAGCGCGCCAGCGACAGCGCCCTCGAGCGCAACCGCCGCCACCGGTGACGCCTGAGCAGGCATCGGGATCGGGTCGAGTTGCAAGCGCGCGCCAGCGGCCACCGTTGGGGGCGGGGCCAGCGGGGCGGCGGGTGTGGCGATCGCAACCGGCGCGGCGGCAGGCACTTGGGCCATGCGGGGCGGCGCTTTGCTGCGCAGCCGCTCCAAGCCAGCAGGCCGCGCCGCGGGCGCGCTCAAGCGTATTGGGGTTTGCTCTGGGGGCGGCGCTGCCGGCACCACGTCTGCAGCGGCAGGCGTGGCTGCCGCACCGTTGGCCACGGGCCTGGGCACAAGCGCCGGAGCAGCCAAGGCGGTAGCGGCTGGGTCGGCTGCCGCAACAGCCTGCACCGGCACCCAATCAGCCAGCAGCGTGTACGTGCGCCTGAACACCGTTTGGCAGCCCACCTGCAAGCCCAAGGTCACGATCGGTTCGTTGATGGGTTCGGTGCTGCGCACCCGCAGCAGGGCCTCACCGCCAGCCCCTGTGCTTTGCAAGCTGGTGCTCAGCGACGCGCCCGGCACTTGCGATTCGCCATACTGCAACCGCACCTGCAGGCACAAGTCGGCCAAACCCTGACCGGGCTCGGTTCGGGTTTGCACCAGAATATCGAAGGGACGACCGATAATGACATCGCCTTGGGTCGGCCCCAAGCCTGTCGCCAGCGTTTGCGTAACCGCCACCAAAAGCGCGCTGCCCAGCGCCAACTTCATCATCTGCCAATCCTTGTTTTGATCGTGCTTGTTTTGCTCACTGGGTCTCATTTTGGCACATGAAACCCCCGCCCCCAATTCCATGCCGCTCGATGCGTGCAAACATTGCGTACTCCAGCCTGCGCGGTCACCCCGGTGACACCTCGCACCGCCCCCAGTCACCCACAAGACAGCCCATGGACGACCCCATTCTGACAATGCAGGAACGCGAAGCGATCAACAGCGGTCGCTGGTTCAACACCCTTTCACCCTCACTGCGGCACGACATCCTCCGATGCGCTTTTGTCAGACGCTTCCAGGACGGCGACCTGATCGCCGCCCGCGGCGACCCGCCCACCGAATGGTCGGCGGTGAGCAAGGGCGCCGTGCGCGTGAGCTCCACCTCGCTGGCGGGCAAGCAGGTCACGCTCACCTACGTCGAACCCGGGGTCTGGTTTGGCGAAATTGCGATGTTCGACGGCGAGCGCCGCACCCACGACGCCTACGCCCACGGGCCCACCTCGCTGCTGTGCGTGGCGCGCAAGGATTTCCAAAAAATCCTGACCCAACACGTAGAGCTTTACGAGGCCCTGCTGCGCCTGCAGGCGCGGCGCATCCGCAACCTGTTTGGGCTGGTGGAAGACCTCAACACCCTGCCCCTGCGCGCCCGGCTGGCCAAGCAGCTGCTGCACCTGTCGCGCAGCTACGGCGTGCCCTGCCTGGCCAACGCGAGCGAGACCCGCATCGGGCTGCAGCTGGCACAAGAAGAACTGGCGCAGATGCTGGGCGCCTCGCGCCAGCGCGTCAACCAAGAGCTCAAATCGATGGAGCGCGAGCAAGCCATCCGCATCGAACCCGGCGGCCTGGTGGTGTGCGACCGCAGCGCGCTGCTGCGCATCGCCGCCGCCGAACACTAAAACCTTTTGGATGCACCCCGCGGCCATGATCGACCCCTCCTCCCACGACTTGGCCGCACCGAACTCGGCCCCCTTGGCAACCCCAGACCCGGCCCCCAGCGCACCGGCGGCCGAGCTGCCCTTCGATGCAAGCGCGCTGGAGCCGTGGCTGCGTGCGCATCTGCCCGGTTTTGCCGGCCCTTTGCAGATCGAGAAATTTCCCGGCGGCCAGTCCAACCCCACCTACCGCCTGCGCACGCCGCAGCACGACTGGGTGCTGCGCAGCAAACCGGGCCCGGCGGCCAAGCTGCTGCCTTCGGCGCACGCCATCGAGCGCGAATTCCGCCTCATGCGTGCGCTGGCCGACACGGCGGTGCCGGTGCCGCGCATGGAACTGCTGTGCGCCGACGAAGCGGTGATCGGGCGCGCCTTTTACCTGATGGAATACGTGCCCGGGCGCATCCTCTGGGAGCAGGCCCTGCCCGGCCTGAGCGCGGCGCAGCGGCGCGCCCACTACCTAGAAATGAACCGCGTGCTGGCGGCGCTGCACCGGGTCGATGTGCAGGCCGTGGGACTGGCCGACTACGGCAAACCCGGCAACTACTTCGAGCGCCAGATCGCGCGCTGGAGCAAGCAGTACCAGGCTTCAGTCACGCAGCCCATCCCCGCGATGGAGCGCCTGATCGACTGGCTGCCCCGCCACATCCCGGCGCTGGCGCGCGACGACAGCCGCGTGTGCGTGGTGCATGGCGACTTCCGGCTCGACAACCTGGTATTCCACCCCGAGCAGGCCCAAGTGCTGGCGGTGCTCGACTGGGAGCTTTCCACCCTCGGGCACCCGCTGGCCGACTTCAGCTACCACTGCATGGCCTGGCACATCGAGCCGGGGCAGTTTCGCGGCATCGCCGGGCTCGACTTGCAAGCCCTGGGGATACCCAGCGAGCGCGAGTACATCGAGCGCTACTGCGCCAGCACGGGTTTTTACGACCCCGAGGCGCTGCAACAAGACTGGAACTTCTTTCTGGCCTACAACCTGTTCAGGCTGGCGGCGATTCTGCAGGGGATCGCCAAACGGGTCGAGGCCGGCACCGCGTCCAGCGCCCAAGCGCGCCAGTCCGGGGCCGGGGCGCGGCCGCTGGCCGAGCTGGCTTGGTCCTTTGCCCAGCGCGCTGCCTGAGCCCCTCGCCCTGCCACCCAAAACCCCGCCCACGCCCACCCAGAGGAGCCTTTATGCACTTCGATTACAGCCCCAAGGTCAAAGACCTGCAAGCGCGCCTGCAAGCCTTCATGGACGCCCACATTTACCCCAACGAAGCGCGCTTCATGGCAGAGGTGGCCGCCAACCGCGCCCGCGGCAACCCCTGGCGCCCGACCGAGCTGGTCGAGCAGCTCAAGCCACTGGCCCGCGCCGCCGGTCTGTGGAACCTGTTTTTACCCAATTCCCCGCGCGCCCCCGAGGGCTTGAGCAACCTCGAGTACGCCCCGCTGTGCGAGATCATGGGCCGTGTCAGCTTTGCCCCCGAGGTGTTCAACTGCTCGGCCCCCGACACCGGCAACATGGAAACGCTGGAGCGCTACGCCAGCGAGGCGCTCAAAGACCGCTGGCTCAACCCCTTGTTGCGCGGTGAAATCCGTTCGGCCTTCCTGATGACCGAACCCGAAGTCGCCTCGTCCGACGCCACCAACATCCAATGCCGCATCGAGCGCGACGGCGACGAGCTGGTCATCGACGGGCGCAAATGGTGGTCCTCCGGTGCCGGTGACCCGCGCTGCGCCGTCTTTATCCTGATGGGCAAAACCGACCCGCAAGCGCCCCGGCACGCCCAGCAGTCGATGGTCGTGGTGCCGGCCGATGCACCCGGCGTGCAAATCGAGCGCGCCCTGACGGTTTTTGGTTACGACGATGCCCCACACGGCCACATGGAGGTGCAGCTCAAGCAGGTGCGCGTGCCCGCCAACCACATCCTGCTCGGCCCTGGGCGCGGTTTCGAGATCGCCCAAGGCCGCCTCGGGCCGGGCCGCATCCACCACTGCATGCGTTCCATCGGCGCCGCCGAGCGCGCGCTGGAGCTGATGTGCCAGCGCCTGACGCGGCGCGTGGCCTTTGGCAAGCCGCTGGCGGCGCAGGGGGTCTGGCACGAGCGCATCGCCGAATCGCGCTGCCTGATCGAGCAGGCGCGGCTGCTCACCCTCAAGGCCGCCTACATGATGGACACGGTGGGCAACAAGGTCGCCAAGGCCGAAATCGCCATGATCAAGGTCGTGGCCCCCAACGTCGCCTGCAAGGTGCTGGATTGGGCGATCCAAGCGCACGGCGGCGCCGGGGTGTCGCAAGACTTCGTGCTGGCACAAAGCTACGCCAACCAGCGCACCCTGCGCCTGGCCGACGGCCCCGACGAGGTGCACCGCATGGCGATCGCCAAGCTGGAACTGGCGCGCCACCAGCTGCTGGCGTCAGCCACAGCCACCGAACTCGAACCCCCGGTGACGCGCGGCTGCTGAGAAAAGGCCCAGTTGCCTACCAGCCTCTTAGCCCACGGTGTTGGAACGCACCTCGGCTAGGCTGGTCAGGCCCTGCAGGAGCTTTTCTATGCCATCTTGGCGCAAGGTGCGCATGCCCTCATCGAGCGCCAGGTGTTGAATCTCGGTCGGTCGAGCGCGGGTTTGAATCAGGCGGCGCATGTCCGGGCTGCCGCACAACAGCTCGTGCAGAGCCAAGCGGCCCGCATAGCCGCTGTGGCCGCATTGCTCGCAACCGGGAGCCGTGCGCACGAGCAGGCGCCCGTCCTTGGCATAAGCCTGCATCCATTCGTCGAGCAGGGCATGGCCTTGGCGCAAGGGGTGAGTGGCCGGCAGCAGGGCTTGGTAGTCGCGCAGCAGCTCATCGATTTGGGCGCTCTCGAGCGGCCGCTCAACCTCACAGTGCTTGCACAAGCGCCGCACCAGGCGCTGCGCCAACACCCCTTGCAACGAATCGGCAAAGGAAAAGGGATCGACCCCCAGATCGATCAGGCGCACCACCGTTTCGGCAGCCGAATTGGTGTGCAAGGTCGAAAACACCAAGTGCCCGGTCAACGACGCCTCAATAGCAATTTCAGCCGTTTCATGGTCGCGGATTTCGCCCACCATGATCACATCCGGGTCGGCACGCAACAGGGTGCGCAAGGCCGCGGCAAAAGTCCAGCCGATTTTGGCGTTGACCTGTATCTGGCGCAAACCACGCTGGGTGATTTCAACCGGGTCTTCGGCGGTCCAGATTTTGCGGTTCGGGGTGTTGATGCGCTGCAACGCCGAATGCAAAGTGGTGGTCTTGCCAGAGCCGGTCGGGCCGACGCACAAAAACAAGCCGTAGGGGCGCTCGACCAAGGCCTCGAAACGCTGCAAATTGCGGGCGTTGAGATGCAGTTGCTCGAGCGCCAGCGGCTTCGTCGAGGACAGCAACCGCAACACCACGTCTTCGAGCCCGCCCGCAGTCGGCACGGTGGCCACCCGCAACTCGATCAGTATGCCACCAAACTTGGCAAAATTGATCTTTCCGTCTTGCGGTTTGCGGCGTTCGGAGATATCGAGGTCGCACATGATCTTGATGCGCGCCACCAAGGCGTTGCGGTAGTTGGCCGGCAGCTCGAGGTAGTTGCGCATCTGGCCGTCGACGCGAAAGCGAATCTGCAATTTCTGGCGCCCCGGATAGGGCTCGATGTGGATGTCGGAGGCCCCTTGCTGGTGCGCTTCGGCGATCATGGAATTGATCAACCGCACCAAGGTGTTGTCGGACTGCTCGATCGGCTTTTCTTCGAAATCGTCTTTGGCCCCACCAACCAGTTCAACCGCCAACTGCACCGCATCCTGCGGCCCCTGGGCCGGTCGTGCAGTGGCGGCAACAGCAGAAGCGGGAGCGGTGGCGCTAGAGAGCTCGCTCAACCCCACCTCGCGATAGGCTTTTTGAATGCTTTCACCTATTTCGGTGCTGACACTCACCACCGGCAAAATTTTGCGCTGGGTTGTGAACTCCAGATCATCGATGACGCGAAACTGCAGCGGATCGAGCATGGCCACCACCAACGCCCCACCCTGCTCCACAAGGGGCAGCACCTGCAGGCGCTGCGCCAATGCCAACGGAATGCGACGCAAAGCGCTGGCATCGATCGGAAATTTGTATAAATTGACAAAGGGGTAGCCCATTTTGCGGGCAAAGGCGGTTTGCAGGTCGGCTGCAGACACCAGGCCTTTATCAAGCAACAGCTGCCCCAGCGGTTGCCGGCTTTGGTCGGCCTGCTGCCACTCCAGCACTTGCGCCAGCTGCTCAGGCGTGATCTTGCCCAACCCCACCAGGGCCTCGCCGATGGGCACTGGCTGCAACCTGGCTTGCCGTTGCAACGCACGCTGCAAATCAACCAAGGTTTCCACCACCGAGGGCGCCTCGCTGGCAACCGGGGCCAGCGGTTGCGTGTGCGGCCATTCGTGCAACACGGTCTGGGCAAAATCGGTATCGGCGATTTGGCTCTGCTGGCCCGCGCGCAGCTCGAAGCGCAAAATCCCGCTTTTGGGAATAAAAACGCGCTGCGGCTCGCCGTCAAGGGCCGATTTGGGGAAAATCCACAAACCCTGGTCGGTTTTTTTGTAGCCCAGGCAAATGCCCGAGTAGAGCGCGCCGTCGCGCAAGGAAACCAGAAAAGAATGGGTGGCCGGATGCAGCTCCAGGCTGTGCGCATCGGTGCGGCCGTGGTCGGCCTCGCTGACCGGCCGCGCATCGATTTTCAAGCGCTTGACTTGGTTGAACTTTAAACTCAGGCTGCGTTGCTGCGCAGTGGGCCGGATTTTGATCACGCGGGCGGCCTGATCAAAGTCGAGCAACAGGCCCGAAACGGTTTGCTCGCCCCAGCCGTCGGCGCTGCAAATCAGACCGGTTTGCCCGATTTCGAGGGTTTCATCCTGCAGCAGGTCGGGCAATTGAAAATGGGTTCGGCTCATGTGGAGTGGATACGCGCAGTTGCCCAGTGAGGGGGCTATTCAACAAACCATTTGATCACGCTTTTGGCCAGAAAGCCGACCATCCCAAACGACAACACCAGCAGCAAAATGAAGGTGCCAAACTTGCCCGCCTTGGATTCGCGCGCCAGGTTAAAGACGATAAACAGCATGAAGAGGATGAAGCCGCCCAAGCCGATGGTCAGGCCAAAGCTGGCGATCTGGTCTTCGGTGAAGCCGAATACGGTTCCAGGCATGTTATTGCACCCCTCCCCACGAACCCGGCAGACCGAAGGCGCCGGCGCGCTTCAATTGCACATAGGCGTGCCAGCTGGCGTGACCGAGCCACGGCAACAGCACGATCAAACCCAGCATCCACGTGAGCAGCCCCACGGCCACGATGAGGGCGATCAAAAGCGCCCACAGCACCATCACCACGGGGTACTGCGCCACCACGCGCCAGCTGTGGGCCACCGCCACCGGCAACGGCTGCGCGGTGTCGAGCAGCAGCGGAAAGCTCATCACGCTGGAAGCAAAGACCGGCGCCGCCAGCAGGGCCCCGAGCATGAGCCAGCCTACAAACAACCACTCGCTGGGGCCCAGCACCACGTGCGTCAGAAAATCTTGCCAAGTGCCTATGGGTTGTGGTGCCCAAAAGGCCAGCAAGCCAGCCGACAGCAAAACCCAAGCCGTACCGGCCAATGCCAGCAATATCCCAAACAGCACCAAGCGCGGATCGGCAGAGCGCCACAGCTTCAATACGGCGGGCATGCCGACCCGCCGGCCCAGCTGAGC
This sequence is a window from Serpentinimonas maccroryi. Protein-coding genes within it:
- a CDS encoding Crp/Fnr family transcriptional regulator, coding for MDDPILTMQEREAINSGRWFNTLSPSLRHDILRCAFVRRFQDGDLIAARGDPPTEWSAVSKGAVRVSSTSLAGKQVTLTYVEPGVWFGEIAMFDGERRTHDAYAHGPTSLLCVARKDFQKILTQHVELYEALLRLQARRIRNLFGLVEDLNTLPLRARLAKQLLHLSRSYGVPCLANASETRIGLQLAQEELAQMLGASRQRVNQELKSMEREQAIRIEPGGLVVCDRSALLRIAAAEH
- a CDS encoding phosphotransferase yields the protein MIDPSSHDLAAPNSAPLATPDPAPSAPAAELPFDASALEPWLRAHLPGFAGPLQIEKFPGGQSNPTYRLRTPQHDWVLRSKPGPAAKLLPSAHAIEREFRLMRALADTAVPVPRMELLCADEAVIGRAFYLMEYVPGRILWEQALPGLSAAQRRAHYLEMNRVLAALHRVDVQAVGLADYGKPGNYFERQIARWSKQYQASVTQPIPAMERLIDWLPRHIPALARDDSRVCVVHGDFRLDNLVFHPEQAQVLAVLDWELSTLGHPLADFSYHCMAWHIEPGQFRGIAGLDLQALGIPSEREYIERYCASTGFYDPEALQQDWNFFLAYNLFRLAAILQGIAKRVEAGTASSAQARQSGAGARPLAELAWSFAQRAA
- a CDS encoding acyl-CoA dehydrogenase family protein, which codes for MHFDYSPKVKDLQARLQAFMDAHIYPNEARFMAEVAANRARGNPWRPTELVEQLKPLARAAGLWNLFLPNSPRAPEGLSNLEYAPLCEIMGRVSFAPEVFNCSAPDTGNMETLERYASEALKDRWLNPLLRGEIRSAFLMTEPEVASSDATNIQCRIERDGDELVIDGRKWWSSGAGDPRCAVFILMGKTDPQAPRHAQQSMVVVPADAPGVQIERALTVFGYDDAPHGHMEVQLKQVRVPANHILLGPGRGFEIAQGRLGPGRIHHCMRSIGAAERALELMCQRLTRRVAFGKPLAAQGVWHERIAESRCLIEQARLLTLKAAYMMDTVGNKVAKAEIAMIKVVAPNVACKVLDWAIQAHGGAGVSQDFVLAQSYANQRTLRLADGPDEVHRMAIAKLELARHQLLASATATELEPPVTRGC
- a CDS encoding GspE/PulE family protein — encoded protein: MSRTHFQLPDLLQDETLEIGQTGLICSADGWGEQTVSGLLLDFDQAARVIKIRPTAQQRSLSLKFNQVKRLKIDARPVSEADHGRTDAHSLELHPATHSFLVSLRDGALYSGICLGYKKTDQGLWIFPKSALDGEPQRVFIPKSGILRFELRAGQQSQIADTDFAQTVLHEWPHTQPLAPVASEAPSVVETLVDLQRALQRQARLQPVPIGEALVGLGKITPEQLAQVLEWQQADQSRQPLGQLLLDKGLVSAADLQTAFARKMGYPFVNLYKFPIDASALRRIPLALAQRLQVLPLVEQGGALVVAMLDPLQFRVIDDLEFTTQRKILPVVSVSTEIGESIQKAYREVGLSELSSATAPASAVAATARPAQGPQDAVQLAVELVGGAKDDFEEKPIEQSDNTLVRLINSMIAEAHQQGASDIHIEPYPGRQKLQIRFRVDGQMRNYLELPANYRNALVARIKIMCDLDISERRKPQDGKINFAKFGGILIELRVATVPTAGGLEDVVLRLLSSTKPLALEQLHLNARNLQRFEALVERPYGLFLCVGPTGSGKTTTLHSALQRINTPNRKIWTAEDPVEITQRGLRQIQVNAKIGWTFAAALRTLLRADPDVIMVGEIRDHETAEIAIEASLTGHLVFSTLHTNSAAETVVRLIDLGVDPFSFADSLQGVLAQRLVRRLCKHCEVERPLESAQIDELLRDYQALLPATHPLRQGHALLDEWMQAYAKDGRLLVRTAPGCEQCGHSGYAGRLALHELLCGSPDMRRLIQTRARPTEIQHLALDEGMRTLRQDGIEKLLQGLTSLAEVRSNTVG
- a CDS encoding DUF2788 domain-containing protein; the protein is MPGTVFGFTEDQIASFGLTIGLGGFILFMLFIVFNLARESKAGKFGTFILLLVLSFGMVGFLAKSVIKWFVE
- a CDS encoding DUF2189 domain-containing protein encodes the protein MNEAHAPPPVAITLTSPLRWLALGWHDLRTNPVPGLLHGLAAALFGASLMWLAQGHFWWKAGAFSGLLLVAPVVLVGLLLVSREAQLGRRVGMPAVLKLWRSADPRLVLFGILLALAGTAWVLLSAGLLAFWAPQPIGTWQDFLTHVVLGPSEWLFVGWLMLGALLAAPVFASSVMSFPLLLDTAQPLPVAVAHSWRVVAQYPVVMVLWALLIALIVAVGLLTWMLGLIVLLPWLGHASWHAYVQLKRAGAFGLPGSWGGVQ